One Eubacteriales bacterium mix99 genomic window carries:
- a CDS encoding sugar phosphate isomerase/epimerase, giving the protein MKLGVFSPVLNSMGTEEAFAYLNKSGVQAVELGTGGSPGKAHCDPDILLADESKITDLQDLAKKYDLEINALSCHGNGVHPQKEVADKANSDFRKTVLLAEKMGIEKIITFSGCPGDGPNATYPNWVTCPWPDDFLKVLDWQWNEILIPYWKKAAAFAEDHGIKKICFEMHPGFCVYNPETMMKLRNAVGDILGANYDPSHLFWQGIDPIASIRYLGKAIYHFHAKDTKIDPINCAINGVLDTKHYSDEIHRSWVFRSVGYGHDYQLWKDIISNLRMVGYDDVISIEHEDSLMSGNEGLQKAISFLKEVLIYEDTGKMFWA; this is encoded by the coding sequence ATGAAATTAGGCGTATTTAGTCCGGTTTTGAACAGCATGGGCACGGAAGAAGCCTTTGCGTATTTGAACAAGTCGGGAGTTCAGGCAGTGGAGCTGGGAACCGGCGGTTCTCCCGGAAAGGCCCATTGTGATCCGGATATATTGCTGGCCGATGAAAGTAAGATTACAGACCTGCAGGATCTCGCGAAAAAATATGATCTGGAAATCAATGCTCTGAGCTGCCATGGAAATGGTGTTCATCCGCAGAAGGAAGTGGCAGACAAGGCGAATTCCGATTTCAGGAAAACCGTATTGCTGGCAGAAAAAATGGGGATTGAAAAGATCATTACCTTTTCCGGATGTCCCGGCGATGGTCCCAACGCTACCTATCCCAATTGGGTGACTTGTCCCTGGCCGGATGATTTCCTGAAAGTTCTGGACTGGCAGTGGAACGAAATCCTGATCCCTTACTGGAAAAAGGCAGCCGCTTTCGCCGAGGATCATGGTATAAAGAAAATCTGCTTTGAAATGCATCCCGGGTTTTGCGTTTACAATCCGGAGACCATGATGAAGTTGAGAAACGCTGTCGGGGACATTCTCGGGGCAAACTATGATCCCAGTCATCTGTTCTGGCAGGGCATTGATCCTATTGCCTCCATCCGCTATCTGGGCAAGGCAATTTATCACTTCCATGCGAAGGATACCAAGATTGACCCGATTAATTGTGCAATCAACGGCGTTCTGGATACCAAGCATTACAGCGATGAGATTCATCGTTCCTGGGTCTTCCGTTCAGTCGGGTATGGCCATGATTATCAGCTGTGGAAAGATATCATCAGCAACCTGAGGATGGTAGGCTATGACGATGTGATCAGCATTGAACATGAAGACAGCCTGATGTCCGGGAACGAAGGCCTTCAGAAAGCGATCTCCTTCCTGAAGGAAGTATTGATATATGAGGATACCGGGAAAATGTTCTGGGCATAA
- a CDS encoding glucose-6-phosphate isomerase family protein, which produces MMISGKIFYPGIDICPMEDPVGFRYGPDCFGPLPEIRKLDSIRASLLDPDCDGPEDVYAIAMDVGKKGHETLLREQMLLFGVVTYARGRLGSEPIRSQGHIHRISAHCGWSTPEIYEIWKGSAVILMQESAHDDPGCCFAVYASPGDIVVVPPYWAHATVSADPNEPLTFGAWCDRDYGFEYEEVRAHGGLAYFPLIGTDGKLDWQRNTCYMDSELIQKAPGNYGNLGIRNGIPIYTQFEQSSDTFLFVSHPAGKKEVWDHFIP; this is translated from the coding sequence ATGATGATATCCGGTAAGATATTTTATCCGGGAATCGATATTTGTCCCATGGAAGATCCAGTGGGTTTTCGTTACGGTCCGGACTGCTTTGGCCCTTTACCGGAAATCCGGAAGCTGGACAGTATCCGGGCCAGTCTTTTGGATCCGGATTGTGACGGCCCGGAGGATGTTTATGCCATTGCCATGGATGTGGGGAAAAAAGGCCATGAGACCCTACTTCGAGAGCAAATGCTGCTGTTCGGCGTGGTGACTTATGCCAGGGGGAGGTTGGGCAGCGAACCAATCCGAAGCCAGGGACATATTCATAGGATAAGTGCGCACTGCGGCTGGTCCACACCGGAAATCTATGAGATATGGAAGGGAAGCGCTGTCATTCTGATGCAGGAATCTGCACATGACGATCCGGGCTGCTGCTTTGCGGTCTATGCGTCTCCCGGTGACATTGTGGTGGTGCCTCCCTATTGGGCTCATGCCACCGTCAGTGCGGATCCCAATGAGCCCCTCACCTTCGGCGCATGGTGTGACAGAGATTATGGATTTGAATATGAAGAAGTACGTGCACATGGCGGCCTTGCTTATTTTCCACTGATTGGGACGGACGGGAAACTGGATTGGCAGCGGAATACCTGTTATATGGATTCTGAGCTCATTCAAAAGGCTCCTGGAAACTATGGTAATCTGGGGATCAGGAATGGAATACCGATCTATACGCAGTTTGAACAAAGTTCAGATACGTTTCTGTTTGTATCCCACCCGGCAGGAAAAAAAGAAGTGTGGGATCATTTTATTCCCTGA
- a CDS encoding ROK family protein — translation MKSVSIDLGGTTIKLAVVKDGSVLTQSHIPALSGEGLKERLPDLEKRIREMVDLRTIDGMGIAFPGIVDPTGKRILSVNGKYTDAMKMDLDAWCQKTFGLEMILENDANAALAGELSYGAGRGYGDAVIMILGTGVGTAAAMGGHLLRSKHHQAGCLGGHIAVEVDGRPCTCGSRGCLEANASTWALPLLAREDPGFAESGLSRESTIDYLALETWYKRGDPLAIRLFNHSVKCWSTGIINLIHAYDPELVILSGGVIKFKELYEPIVRRVRKYAWTPWGEPEFRIAKDPEQSVVLGVHGLLLQFLRSGMEINKEEMKGDI, via the coding sequence TTGAAGTCTGTTTCAATCGATTTGGGAGGTACAACTATCAAACTGGCGGTTGTCAAAGATGGCAGTGTCTTGACACAGAGCCACATACCTGCTCTTTCCGGAGAAGGGCTCAAGGAGCGGCTTCCTGATCTGGAAAAGAGGATCAGGGAAATGGTGGACTTACGTACGATCGATGGTATGGGAATTGCCTTCCCGGGCATTGTGGATCCAACAGGGAAACGGATCCTATCCGTGAATGGAAAATATACCGATGCCATGAAGATGGATCTGGATGCCTGGTGCCAAAAGACCTTTGGACTTGAAATGATTTTGGAGAATGATGCCAATGCGGCTCTGGCAGGAGAATTGTCCTATGGCGCCGGAAGGGGCTATGGCGACGCTGTCATTATGATTCTCGGAACAGGTGTTGGGACTGCGGCAGCGATGGGAGGGCATTTGCTGCGAAGCAAACATCATCAGGCAGGATGTCTGGGCGGACATATAGCTGTGGAAGTGGATGGAAGGCCATGTACCTGTGGGAGCAGAGGATGTCTGGAGGCCAATGCAAGTACCTGGGCCCTTCCTCTTCTTGCCAGGGAGGATCCGGGCTTTGCGGAAAGTGGTTTGAGCAGGGAAAGTACCATTGATTATCTGGCTTTGGAGACTTGGTATAAGCGAGGTGATCCGCTGGCTATTCGGCTTTTTAATCACAGTGTAAAGTGTTGGAGTACAGGAATCATCAATCTGATCCATGCGTATGATCCAGAACTGGTGATTTTAAGTGGTGGGGTGATAAAGTTTAAGGAACTTTATGAACCGATCGTTCGCCGGGTCAGGAAATATGCATGGACTCCATGGGGAGAACCGGAATTTCGTATTGCAAAAGATCCGGAACAATCCGTGGTACTGGGTGTTCATGGACTCCTGCTTCAGTTTTTACGGTCCGGTATGGAAATAAACAAGGAAGAGATGAAAGGAGATATATGA
- a CDS encoding YihY/virulence factor BrkB family protein, with translation MLRFIKMLFRRYVDDEVPAYSAQMAYYFLLAFFPFLIFLITIIGYLPVSDADILDPLANLLPSISYQVLRENVEQVVKTRNMQLLSFGFVAMLWASSSGMRAIMRGINKALCRDDRMPFWISVPLSIVFTVLVTLLVVFYFILLIFGEQIGELLVCAGMRWEYWKGWDVIRYMSAVLIMIGVFTLLFRYSPCKRIRWRNALPGAVFTTVGWLLVSLIFTFYVNQFWDPTLVYGNLGGIIALLIWLFISAQLIILGGEVNAILIFNRRDRTGKSGPRLKNRT, from the coding sequence TTGCTGCGTTTTATAAAAATGTTGTTCCGGAGATATGTGGATGATGAGGTGCCGGCCTACAGCGCACAGATGGCCTATTATTTTTTACTGGCTTTTTTCCCTTTTTTGATTTTCCTGATTACGATTATCGGCTATTTGCCGGTATCCGATGCTGATATTCTGGATCCACTGGCCAATCTCCTGCCGTCGATATCCTATCAGGTACTTCGGGAAAATGTGGAGCAGGTAGTAAAAACCCGGAATATGCAGCTGTTGTCCTTTGGGTTTGTGGCTATGCTCTGGGCGTCCTCCAGTGGCATGCGCGCGATTATGCGCGGAATCAACAAGGCGTTGTGCAGGGATGACAGGATGCCATTCTGGATTTCTGTCCCTCTCTCGATTGTTTTTACTGTTCTGGTTACATTATTGGTCGTTTTTTACTTTATTCTCCTGATATTTGGGGAGCAGATCGGTGAATTGCTGGTCTGTGCCGGAATGAGGTGGGAGTACTGGAAGGGATGGGATGTCATACGGTATATGTCGGCTGTTCTGATTATGATTGGCGTTTTTACCCTTTTGTTCCGATACAGTCCCTGTAAGAGGATAAGATGGCGAAATGCCCTGCCGGGTGCTGTCTTTACAACGGTAGGGTGGCTGCTTGTTTCCCTGATATTTACTTTTTATGTGAACCAATTCTGGGATCCAACCCTTGTCTACGGAAACCTTGGCGGAATCATTGCCCTGTTGATCTGGCTGTTTATCAGTGCCCAGCTGATCATTCTCGGCGGTGAAGTCAATGCCATCCTGATTTTCAACCGTAGGGACCGGACAGGGAAATCCGGTCCCCGGCTGAAAAATCGAACTTAA
- a CDS encoding class I mannose-6-phosphate isomerase: MHEFPYHYDKFPETKITGYDSHAFSGYSSIAAELKRRIGSRKRAVVVLDFYPGVDEKEVLRGLSGLHYQQSFPADLCIYDTDTYESMIQDNLTDDRVFGALTTKKLSDFFIREKVLKLRSIIDRIESGIILVYGVGASLITFGDLFIYCDLARWEIQKRYKKGMPNYNGRNSEDPQLAKFKRGYFVDWRLADRHKKKLFDRFDYVLDTNEADHPRMITGEAFVHALKVLAHQPFRLVPYFDPGVWGGQWMKEVCGLDRSKANFAWSFDGVPEENSLYIRFGKVRVEIPAVDVVYYQPRTLLGERVHARFGDEFPIRFDLLDTMGGGNLSLQVHPLTEYIQQAFGMHYTQDESYYILDCAENEDTYVYLGLKDNIDSRKMIRELKQASRGELVFDAEKYVNKIPVKKHDHILIPAGTIHCSGKNTMVLEISATPYIFTFKLWDWGRVGLDGLPRPIHIEHGEQVICWDRTTKWVSDNLVNRDRELSSEPGIREEQTGLHEREFIETRRHTFTKPVPHFSNGSVCVFNLVAGEEAEIISPDDRFEPFPVHYAETFIVPASVDKYIIRPTSRSQGQKLMTIKAYVR; this comes from the coding sequence ATGCATGAATTCCCTTATCATTATGACAAATTTCCAGAGACAAAGATTACAGGCTATGACAGCCATGCTTTTTCCGGCTATTCCTCCATTGCAGCGGAATTGAAAAGAAGGATCGGCAGCAGGAAACGTGCCGTTGTTGTCCTGGACTTCTACCCCGGAGTAGATGAAAAGGAAGTGCTTCGCGGACTGTCCGGTTTACACTATCAGCAAAGCTTTCCGGCTGATCTGTGCATCTATGATACCGACACCTACGAATCCATGATCCAGGATAACCTGACAGATGACAGGGTTTTTGGAGCCCTTACGACCAAAAAACTGTCAGATTTCTTTATCCGGGAAAAAGTTCTGAAACTAAGGAGTATCATCGACAGAATCGAAAGCGGAATTATCCTGGTTTACGGTGTCGGTGCATCCCTGATCACCTTTGGCGATCTATTCATCTACTGTGATCTGGCACGCTGGGAAATTCAGAAACGATATAAAAAAGGGATGCCGAACTACAACGGCAGAAATTCAGAGGATCCGCAGCTGGCAAAGTTTAAGCGCGGATATTTCGTCGATTGGAGACTGGCGGACCGTCATAAGAAGAAATTGTTCGATCGGTTCGATTATGTACTGGATACCAATGAAGCGGACCATCCCAGAATGATAACAGGGGAAGCCTTTGTGCATGCCCTGAAAGTTCTGGCCCATCAGCCTTTCCGTCTGGTTCCCTACTTTGACCCCGGTGTATGGGGCGGGCAGTGGATGAAAGAAGTCTGTGGCCTGGACCGGAGCAAGGCCAATTTTGCGTGGAGTTTTGACGGCGTGCCAGAGGAAAACAGCCTTTATATTCGATTTGGAAAAGTCCGGGTGGAAATCCCTGCTGTCGATGTTGTATACTATCAGCCCCGCACTCTCCTGGGAGAGAGAGTCCATGCCCGCTTTGGAGATGAGTTCCCCATCCGGTTCGACTTACTGGATACCATGGGCGGCGGGAATCTCTCCCTTCAGGTACATCCGCTGACCGAATACATTCAGCAGGCCTTCGGGATGCATTACACCCAGGACGAAAGCTATTATATCCTGGACTGTGCGGAAAATGAAGATACTTATGTGTATCTGGGGCTGAAAGACAACATTGATTCCAGGAAGATGATCAGGGAATTAAAACAGGCTTCCAGGGGAGAGCTTGTTTTTGATGCAGAGAAATATGTAAATAAAATACCGGTCAAAAAGCATGATCATATTCTGATTCCTGCAGGTACCATCCACTGCTCCGGGAAAAACACCATGGTTCTGGAAATCAGCGCCACCCCTTACATCTTTACCTTTAAACTCTGGGATTGGGGGCGCGTGGGATTGGACGGCCTGCCGCGACCCATCCACATTGAGCATGGAGAACAGGTGATTTGTTGGGACAGGACGACCAAGTGGGTCTCGGACAACTTGGTGAACCGTGACCGCGAGCTTTCCTCCGAGCCCGGAATCCGGGAGGAACAAACCGGGCTTCACGAAAGGGAATTTATTGAGACGAGACGTCATACCTTTACAAAGCCGGTCCCCCATTTCTCCAATGGAAGTGTATGCGTTTTCAACCTGGTTGCAGGGGAAGAAGCGGAAATCATCAGCCCGGATGACCGGTTCGAACCCTTCCCTGTTCATTATGCAGAAACGTTTATCGTTCCCGCCTCCGTTGATAAATATATCATCCGGCCGACATCCCGGTCGCAGGGGCAAAAGCTGATGACCATAAAGGCATATGTGAGGTAA
- a CDS encoding GntR family transcriptional regulator yields the protein MKNSVDYNSPVPLYMQIEKYLRELVQQKEYLEGKALPGEMELSRKFGVSRNTFRMAMDRLVRDGLVLRKPGIGSFVNREPINTALSKWDSFSDEMDAKGIAFTSLSQKVTWKEPENETVIAMGINTGEHICCLERLKGIGRQPVVLFLSYFHPRVGICKDEAFNGKLYRILEDKYHQVPTVSNEEISAIKCNAYFAKKLSQSMDMPILCRKREVLNAAGKLLELCYAYYRSDKFVYSIQIRKEEK from the coding sequence ATGAAAAACAGTGTTGACTACAATTCGCCTGTTCCGCTGTATATGCAAATCGAGAAGTATCTGCGTGAACTGGTACAACAAAAAGAATATTTGGAAGGAAAGGCTCTTCCAGGCGAGATGGAGCTGTCGCGGAAGTTCGGAGTCAGTCGAAATACATTTCGTATGGCAATGGATAGACTTGTGCGGGATGGACTGGTGTTGAGAAAGCCGGGTATCGGTTCTTTTGTTAACAGAGAGCCTATTAATACAGCATTATCCAAATGGGACAGTTTTTCCGATGAAATGGATGCAAAGGGAATTGCTTTTACTTCTCTGTCCCAAAAAGTGACCTGGAAGGAGCCTGAGAATGAAACAGTCATTGCCATGGGAATCAACACAGGGGAACACATTTGCTGTCTGGAGCGGCTGAAAGGGATCGGAAGGCAGCCGGTGGTATTGTTCCTCAGTTATTTTCATCCCCGCGTGGGCATATGCAAGGATGAAGCCTTCAATGGAAAGTTATATCGTATCCTGGAAGATAAATATCACCAGGTTCCTACTGTTTCCAACGAAGAGATCAGCGCCATAAAATGCAATGCTTACTTTGCGAAAAAGCTTTCCCAATCTATGGACATGCCGATTTTGTGCCGAAAGCGGGAAGTTTTGAATGCAGCAGGCAAGTTGCTGGAGTTATGTTATGCCTATTATCGTTCGGATAAATTTGTCTATTCCATTCAGATCAGAAAAGAGGAAAAGTAG
- a CDS encoding flavin reductase family protein, with product MTDHSQPNRKARNEISRKDVSYEQYLKNVNHSLTHGGVFLTTKGEKANSMVIGWGGIVYFWNKPIFLAPVRASRYTYPVLDSTGYFTVSIPLERDLKKELAFCGSKSGRDCDKLRECGLTPVPGKAVPVPVIGECSLHYECRVVYKQTMDPALLDPETNEKWYPDYHTMFYGEILACYTTGV from the coding sequence ATGACGGATCATTCCCAGCCAAACAGGAAAGCAAGAAATGAGATCAGCAGGAAGGATGTTTCCTACGAACAATATCTGAAGAACGTCAATCATTCCCTGACCCACGGCGGTGTCTTCCTTACGACAAAGGGAGAGAAAGCCAACAGTATGGTGATTGGATGGGGCGGCATCGTATATTTCTGGAACAAGCCAATCTTTCTGGCACCCGTCCGCGCCTCCCGCTATACCTATCCGGTTCTGGATTCCACCGGATACTTTACGGTCAGCATCCCCCTGGAACGGGATTTGAAAAAGGAACTCGCCTTCTGCGGAAGCAAATCCGGAAGGGACTGTGACAAACTGAGGGAATGCGGGCTGACGCCGGTTCCCGGAAAAGCCGTTCCGGTGCCGGTCATAGGGGAATGCAGTCTGCACTATGAGTGCCGGGTTGTTTACAAACAGACGATGGATCCCGCCTTACTGGATCCGGAAACCAATGAAAAATGGTATCCGGATTATCACACCATGTTCTATGGCGAGATCCTGGCATGCTATACCACAGGAGTTTAA
- a CDS encoding citrate/2-methylcitrate synthase codes for MERDQFVARLSEFAADNNKIDPFLFDYFGVKRGLRNNDGTGVLVGLTQIGDVHGYIMDEGRKVPVEGRLRYRGINVEDIINGCRTDGRFGFEEVCFLLLFGKLPNQYELNTFRHILNERRALPDGFVEDVILKGTGSNIMNKLTRCILACYSYENDPDNLSISRVLCRCIDLIARMPAFVAYSYMAKRHYLDNKSLYIHNPKDGQSTAECFLHMVRPDSQYTRLEAETLDLALILHAEHGGGNNSTFVTRVVTSTGTDTYSAIAAGVGSLKGPRHGGANARVMEMIHDIQSHVSNWENESAVRDYLIKILDRKAFDHTGLIYGMGHAVYTLSDPRAVLLKNKAKELAKIKHMESEFALYDTIERITPELFAERKGKEKTLCANVDFYSGFVYKMLGIPADLYTPIFAIARMPGWCAHSMEELISGGKIIRPAYRTLIQIKDYKPLKER; via the coding sequence ATGGAAAGGGATCAGTTTGTCGCCAGGCTCTCGGAATTTGCTGCGGACAATAACAAAATCGATCCCTTTCTCTTTGATTATTTTGGTGTCAAAAGGGGCCTTCGCAACAATGATGGTACCGGAGTCCTGGTTGGGCTGACCCAGATCGGGGATGTCCACGGCTATATCATGGATGAAGGCCGGAAGGTGCCCGTTGAAGGCCGCCTTCGTTACCGAGGCATCAACGTGGAGGATATCATAAACGGATGCCGGACGGATGGACGTTTTGGCTTTGAAGAAGTATGCTTCCTGCTGCTCTTCGGAAAACTTCCCAACCAGTATGAGCTGAATACCTTCCGGCATATTCTGAACGAAAGAAGGGCTCTGCCCGACGGCTTCGTGGAGGATGTCATTCTCAAGGGAACCGGCAGCAACATTATGAATAAACTGACCCGGTGCATTCTTGCCTGCTATTCCTATGAGAATGATCCGGACAACTTGTCCATCAGCCGGGTGCTGTGCAGATGCATTGACCTGATTGCCAGAATGCCGGCTTTCGTAGCTTATTCCTATATGGCAAAACGCCATTACCTGGATAACAAGAGCCTTTACATCCATAATCCCAAGGACGGTCAGAGCACGGCAGAGTGTTTCCTCCATATGGTGCGGCCGGACAGCCAGTATACCAGACTGGAAGCGGAGACCCTGGATCTTGCCCTGATCCTGCACGCAGAGCACGGCGGCGGCAACAATTCCACGTTCGTCACCCGAGTAGTCACTTCCACGGGGACCGATACCTATTCTGCCATAGCTGCGGGAGTCGGTTCCCTGAAAGGGCCCAGACACGGCGGCGCCAACGCCAGGGTCATGGAAATGATCCATGATATCCAAAGCCATGTTTCAAACTGGGAAAATGAATCCGCCGTCCGGGATTATCTGATTAAAATACTGGACAGGAAAGCGTTTGACCACACCGGTCTGATATATGGAATGGGACATGCGGTTTATACCCTTTCGGATCCCAGGGCCGTCTTGCTGAAAAACAAGGCAAAGGAACTGGCAAAAATAAAACACATGGAAAGTGAGTTTGCGCTATATGATACAATAGAGAGGATCACACCGGAGCTGTTTGCGGAGAGAAAGGGAAAAGAGAAGACATTGTGCGCCAATGTGGACTTCTATTCCGGCTTCGTTTACAAGATGCTTGGAATCCCTGCGGATCTTTATACCCCGATATTTGCCATTGCCAGGATGCCGGGCTGGTGTGCCCACTCCATGGAGGAGTTGATCAGCGGTGGAAAAATCATTCGTCCCGCCTACCGTACACTGATACAAATTAAGGATTACAAGCCGCTGAAGGAAAGATAA
- a CDS encoding exo-alpha-sialidase — protein MIIEPIREFIFLNDRPFRSCHASTVLRRSNGEILVAWFGGSKEGAEDVAIWYTRRTEDGWYYPEKLADEPGLPHWNPVLFMGQNGRIILYYKVGHHISQWHTRFMTSEDGYFWSSPRPLVEGDRGGRGPVRNKLIKLKDGTWLAPASTEGESWDAFVDISRDQGKTWIKSAMVPIVHQKPEQRGKAAGSDSADFSGSEYVFHGKGVIQPTLWESAPGMVHMLLRSTEGRIFRSDSTDSGKTWCPAYPTVLPNNNSGIDVVKLSDGRLILAYNPVGRNHGARTPLILSMSRDNGVTWKQVWTLEEEEGEYSYPAIIADEDEILVTYTWKRERIVLWIIPISFL, from the coding sequence ATGATTATCGAACCTATCAGGGAATTTATCTTTTTGAATGATCGGCCCTTTCGAAGCTGTCATGCGTCCACCGTATTGAGGCGGAGCAACGGAGAGATTCTTGTCGCCTGGTTCGGAGGCTCAAAAGAAGGTGCGGAGGATGTGGCGATTTGGTATACCAGGCGCACGGAAGATGGCTGGTACTACCCGGAAAAGCTTGCGGATGAGCCCGGTTTGCCGCATTGGAATCCAGTCCTGTTTATGGGACAAAATGGTCGGATTATCCTGTATTATAAGGTCGGGCATCATATTTCGCAATGGCATACCCGCTTTATGACTTCTGAGGACGGATATTTCTGGTCCAGTCCCAGGCCCCTGGTGGAAGGGGACCGGGGCGGCCGGGGTCCGGTCCGGAATAAGCTCATAAAGCTGAAGGATGGTACATGGCTGGCCCCTGCTTCGACAGAGGGGGAATCCTGGGATGCCTTTGTGGATATTTCCAGGGATCAGGGGAAAACGTGGATCAAAAGCGCAATGGTTCCAATTGTTCATCAAAAGCCAGAGCAGAGAGGGAAGGCAGCCGGATCGGATTCTGCAGATTTTTCGGGTTCGGAATATGTTTTTCACGGGAAAGGGGTTATACAGCCTACGCTTTGGGAATCCGCTCCCGGAATGGTGCATATGCTGCTGAGGAGCACGGAGGGACGGATTTTTCGCAGCGATTCGACGGACAGCGGAAAAACATGGTGCCCTGCGTATCCGACTGTTCTGCCGAATAACAACAGTGGAATTGATGTTGTAAAACTGTCGGACGGCAGACTGATCCTGGCATATAATCCGGTAGGCCGGAACCATGGCGCCAGGACGCCTCTTATCCTGAGCATGTCCCGGGATAACGGTGTAACCTGGAAGCAGGTATGGACGCTGGAAGAGGAGGAAGGAGAATACTCCTATCCCGCAATCATTGCCGATGAGGATGAAATCCTCGTGACCTATACCTGGAAACGGGAAAGGATTGTTCTTTGGATAATTCCCATTTCGTTCCTGTGA
- a CDS encoding GntR family transcriptional regulator yields the protein MPLYDQIIDAIMKAIETNRLQEGDKLPTEMELSKEFGVSRPTVRNALLRLANQGYLVRVRGNGTFVTKPKLEQESVQFIESYNQEMKAKGLVPKTQVLEFRVIPCDDRIASKLDIRPDDKVIRLTRLRYATPYYEEQPVLLTTVYLPYNEASAILSCDLENTSLYETLERQGITICKAERELEIKLVYGKAAKLLEVPKGSPAHFISSVGYDQSGKPMEYSESFYPAGRNKFIIRINR from the coding sequence ATGCCGCTGTATGATCAGATTATTGACGCAATCATGAAAGCCATTGAGACGAACAGATTGCAAGAAGGCGATAAGTTGCCTACGGAAATGGAGCTGAGCAAAGAGTTTGGTGTCAGCCGCCCCACGGTTCGAAATGCTTTGCTGCGGCTTGCAAATCAGGGATATCTGGTTCGGGTGAGAGGCAATGGAACTTTTGTGACAAAGCCGAAGCTGGAGCAGGAATCCGTCCAATTTATAGAAAGTTATAATCAGGAGATGAAAGCCAAGGGGCTTGTACCCAAAACCCAGGTGTTGGAGTTTCGTGTCATCCCATGTGACGACAGGATCGCATCCAAACTGGATATCCGACCGGATGACAAGGTAATCAGGCTGACGCGTTTGCGCTATGCCACGCCCTATTATGAGGAACAGCCGGTGCTGCTGACTACCGTATATCTGCCCTACAATGAGGCGTCGGCTATATTGTCCTGCGATCTGGAAAACACATCTTTATATGAAACATTGGAAAGGCAGGGCATCACCATATGCAAGGCAGAACGGGAGCTGGAAATCAAATTGGTATATGGAAAAGCTGCAAAGCTTCTGGAGGTTCCAAAAGGCTCTCCGGCACACTTTATTTCATCGGTAGGATATGATCAAAGTGGCAAACCTATGGAATACTCGGAAAGCTTCTATCCGGCAGGACGGAATAAGTTCATTATTCGAATCAATCGTTGA
- a CDS encoding glucose-6-phosphate isomerase family protein — protein sequence MIVEKSLETRVNLQDGILSGPFVSESIRTLGQLKGFFGDEHARMRMPQDTVVYKVQVHAKEKEGVSGGLFFGTSFLYPGLVGDEYFMTKGHFHARLFCAEYYWCIQGNGVLLLMDTDANWHWERMYPGSLHYIPGNVGHRLINVGDSILSVGACWPSDAGHDYRSIVERGFPVRVKKADGKPAFTGSEA from the coding sequence ATGATCGTGGAAAAGTCTTTGGAGACGAGGGTTAATTTACAGGATGGTATTCTGTCAGGGCCTTTTGTATCCGAAAGTATCCGCACCCTGGGGCAGCTGAAAGGTTTTTTTGGGGATGAACATGCCCGGATGCGAATGCCACAGGACACGGTGGTGTACAAGGTCCAGGTGCATGCAAAGGAAAAGGAAGGTGTAAGCGGAGGGCTATTTTTCGGAACAAGTTTTCTATATCCCGGGCTGGTGGGAGATGAGTATTTTATGACGAAAGGGCATTTTCATGCCAGGCTATTCTGTGCTGAATACTACTGGTGCATTCAGGGAAACGGGGTTTTATTGCTCATGGATACAGATGCCAATTGGCATTGGGAAAGAATGTATCCGGGTAGCCTGCATTATATTCCCGGAAATGTTGGCCACAGGTTAATCAATGTGGGGGATTCCATACTTTCCGTAGGTGCTTGTTGGCCTTCAGATGCAGGGCATGATTATCGGTCAATTGTGGAGAGAGGCTTTCCTGTGCGTGTGAAAAAAGCAGATGGGAAACCGGCTTTTACAGGAAGTGAAGCATGA